One window of the Camelina sativa cultivar DH55 chromosome 1, Cs, whole genome shotgun sequence genome contains the following:
- the LOC104778565 gene encoding scarecrow-like protein 29 has translation MSLEETEPPNQTLDHVLSWLEDSVSLSPLPGFDDSYLLHEFDGSQTWEWDQTQDPEHGFIQSYSQDLSAYVGCEATNLEVVTEAPFINLDPLPELQQPNNQSRKRSSDKLIEAQHVKRSARSKKKSNKSSEKSCKDGNKEERWAEQLLNPCALAITSRNSSRVQHYLCVLSELASSSGDANRRLADFGLRALQHHLSSSSLPSSSSPVVTFASAEVKMFQKTLLKFYEVSPWFALPNNMANSAVLQILAQEPIDKKDLHILDIGVSHGMQWPTLLEALSCRSEGPPPHVRISVVSDLTADIPFSVGPPAYSYDSQLLGFARSLKINLQISVIDKFQLVDTSPHETLIVCAQFRLHHLKYSIPEERSEALRALRSLRPKGVILCENNGEASGDFAAGFSRKLEYLWKFLDSTSSGFKEENSEERKLIEGEATKVLMNAGEMGEGKDKWYERMREAGFAAEAFGEDAIDGAKSLLRKYDKNWEIRMEDGDTFAGLTWKGEAVSFCSLWK, from the coding sequence ATGTCGTTAGAAGAAACAGAGCCACCGAACCAGACTCTAGATCATGTCCTAAGCTGGCTCGAGGATTCTGTGTCCTTATCCCCATTACCAGGATTCGATGATTCTTATTTGCTCCACGAGTTTGATGGATCTCAAACGTGGGAATGGGATCAGACTCAAGACCCGGAACATGGTTTCATTCAAAGCTATAGTCAAGATCTTAGTGCATATGTGGGTTGTGAAGCAACTAACCTGGAAGTTGTAACAGAAGCTCCATTCATTAATTTGGATCCTCTGCCTGAACTTCAGCAACCAAACAATCAATCCAGGAAAAGGAGCAGTGACAAGCTTATCGAGGCCCAACACGTGAAAAGATCAGCAAGGagcaagaaaaaatcaaacaagtctAGTGAGAAGAGCTGCAAAGATGGTAACAAGGAAGAGAGATGGGCAGAGCAACTACTTAACCCTTGTGCCTTGGCTATTACGTCAAGGAACTCATCAAGGGTTCAACACTACCTTTGTGTTCTCTCTgaacttgcttcttcttctggcgATGCTAATCGTCGGCTTGCAGATTTTGGTCTTCGCGCTCTGCAACATCATCTTTCATCATCCTCTTTGCCATCATCCTCGTCGCCCGTTGTTACGTTTGCTTCAGCAGAAGTGAAGATGTTTCAGAAGACTTTGCTTAAGTTTTATGAGGTAAGCCCTTGGTTTGCTTTGCCTAATAACATGGCAAACTCAGCAGTCCTGCAGATTCTAGCACAAGAGCCCATAGATAAAAAGGATCTGCATATTCTTGATATCGGTGTCTCTCACGGTATGCAATGGCCCACTTTGTTGGAGGCTCTGAGCTGCAGATCAGAAGGACCTCCTCCTCATGTTCGAATAAGTGTTGTATCTGATCTTACTGCAGACATACCTTTCTCTGTTGGTCCACCCGCTTACAGTTATGATTCTCAACTCCTTGGCTTTGCTCGGTCTCTCAAGATCAACCTCCAGATTAGTGTAATTGACAAGTTCCAACTCGTTGATACCTCACCTCACGAGACCTTGATCGTCTGTGCTCAGTTTAGGCTGCATCACCTGAAGTATAGCATCCCTGAAGAGAGGAGCGAAGCTTTGAGGGCACTGAGAAGTTTAAGGCCAAAAGGAGTaattctttgtgagaacaatgGAGAAGCCAGTGGAGACTTTGCAGCAGGGTTCTCCAGGAAACTTGAGTATCTGTGGAAGTTTCTGGATTCAACAAGCTCCGGATTCAAAGAAGAGAATAGCGAAGAGAGGAAGCTAATCGAAGGAGAAGCAACAAAGGTGTTAATGAATGCAGGAGAGATGGGTGAAGGAAAAGATAAATGGTATGAGAGGATGAGAGAAGCTGGTTTTGCCGCAGAAGCATTTGGTGAAGATGCGATTGATGGAGCCAAATCTTTACTGAGAAAATATGACAAAAATTGGGAAATAAGAATGGAAGATGGAGACACCTTTGCTGGGTTAACATGGAAAGGAGAGGCAGTTTCCTTTTGTTCATTGTGGaagtag